The Nocardia sp. NBC_01329 sequence CCTCGCCGCCGAGTCGGTGGGAAGCTCCACTCGGCAGTCCGCGCGGAGTGGCCCCGGGTTCGGATGGGTATCCCCGTATTGCCCGGACCGCCGGTCGGTCCGACCGCGCGGGACCGCGCATCTCGACACTGCTTGCCGCGACTTTCACCGGCAGCGCACACCGAAGATCGGAGCACGAATATGCACGACGACAACCCTGGACTGTTCAGCCACATCCCCGCTGAGCCCGAGCCGTACTCGATATCGGCCGATGCGCCGCAACCGGTATTCCTGACCGCCACGCCCGAACCGGACGCCTCCTCGACACCCGACGCCGGCGCCAGATAGCGATGCCCGGCCGGGCACAGGACCTCGGCTACGCGGCGGGCTGGCGTCTTGTCCGTGCTCTGCCGAACCGGTGGGCGGTTCGCCTGTTCGATGCCGGAGCCGACCGGGTCGTCCGACGCGACGGCGGGCCCCGCCGGTTACGCCGTAATCTCGCCCGGGTGATCGGGGTCCCGCCCGAGGAAGTTCCAGAGGAACTGATGCGGGCGAGTCTGCGCTCCTACGCCAGGTATTGGCGGGAGGCGTTCCGGCTGCCCTCGATGGATCCGCGAGAGCTCGCCGACACCATCGAAGCCTCGGCCACCGGCCTGAACCGTATCCGCGACGCCTACGCCGCGGGCCGCGGTGTGGTGATCGCGCTGCCGCACAGCGGCAACTGGGACCTGGCCGGAGTCTGGCTCGTGCAGCGGGTGGGTACGCCCACCGTGGTCGCCGAGCGACTCCGGCCCGAGTCGCTGTTCCGTCGCTTCGTGCGCTTCCGAGAGGGCTTGGGGTTCGAGATCATCCCGCTCACCGGAGCCGAAACACCACCGTTCGATCAGCTCACAGCCCGCCTGCGCAACGGCGGGCTGGTCTGTCTGCTCGGCGAGCGTGATCTCTCCGGACGTGGCGTGGCGGTCACGTTCTTCGGTGAACCGGCACAGATGCCGGCCGGCCCGGCCCGGCTGGCCATCGACACAGGCGCACCCCTGCTGCCGGTGCACTGCTGGTTCACCCCGACCGGGTGGGGTTTCTCGGTCGGCGACCCGATCGATACCTCCCACGGGGTCCGGGAAGCCACCCAGGCCCTGGCCGACAGCTTCGCGGCGGGTATCGCCGCCCATCCCGCTGATTGGCATATGTTGCAGCGCCTCTGGCCGGATGGATGACCGCCGCAGCGCGACGCGGGTGTCGACCTGCGCACCGGTGTCTCGGTGCACGCGCTCGACGGTGACGCCGATAGGCAGGTGTGCTGGGCTCGGGTCCGCTGCGGGGAATGAATCGAATCAGCGCTGACCGCGTGACGATCCGCTCGTAGTGGCCACCGCGGTCGGTAGTGCGGCAGTGCTCGTGGCCGTCGTCGAGACATCGGGTATCAGCCAGTTCTTCGGGTGCACGCCGCTGGGTCCGGTGGCCTGGGCCGGTGTGCTCACGGCGGTCACCGCCGCCACCGCGATGGTCGTGCTCTCCCCAGCGTGGTTCACCCGGCGCACCGAGCAACTGATTGCCCGTGTCGAACTGTTGCCCTCCACCCCTCCGGGCGCGATCATCGATCATGTTCACGCCCGCTGTCAGGCTCCTTCGGCGTCCGCCGGGGCGGCCCGGAACTGTTAGTTCTCGACGACGAGAGGATCGTGTTCCATGCCTTCACCCGGTAAAGCGAACAGCACCGGCCGGACCGCAGCGACCGGCACGGGCGAATCGGCCCGCAAGAAGCCCGCCGGGCCCCGGCAGAGACCGGACGGGCAGCCAACCACCGAGACCGTACCCGCGGCCACGTTGGCGTTGCCTTTCCTCGACGCCAGGGTCGCTATCCCCGGTCAGGGCATCACGATGAAAGCGGGGCCGGTCGAGCTGTCCCTGCCCACCCGCTATCTCTACTACGGTGGTCTCGGTGCGCTCGCTGTGGTGGGAGCGGTCGAATGGCCAATCGCCGGTGCCCTCGCGGCGACCGGGTTGATCGTCGGCCGCCTGCGCAGATCCGCCTCCGAGCCCGAGGCTGTGGGCGTCACTGCGGCCGCGACGTAGCGAGGCCCGCGAGACTCACCGGTAGCACGCCGACGCAGCAGGTGGAGCTACCGTTGCGCACAAACTTCGCAGCCCACGGGAAACTGTCCTGGGCGGCTATCGCACGGCTGCGATTGCCCGGTCATGGTGGTCCTCCCGAGGTTTGCCACCAGCACGCCGCAGTATCCACTCCGAGCGGTAGCACCGGCCCGCCGGACTCCCGGAGTCTCGGGAATGGATGATTGCGTTGTTGGCCCGTCGATAGCGTGAGCGACCTATGGCGTCGGCGGGTAGGGACTCTCTGCTCAAATTCTCCTGGCGGGCCTACCAGCGTGCGGCGACGGTTACCGGAGGAGATTGCGCCAGAATTCGTGGCGGACCGCGTCCCACAATCGGGCCAGTTCCGGATGGAGTTCTCGCGCTGATGCGAGGTCGGGATAGTTCCCGGCGTCGAAGCGTAGGACACAGGAGGAGTCCGACGCGCTTTCCACGCCCCTGATCGTCACCTGGTGGTGTTGAGCCACATGCCACATCGCATGTAATCCGTCGACTTCTGTCCGGTGCAGATCAACCCTCATCGAGGCACCTGTGCCCCGGATCGGTTCGGTCTGTCGAGCCGCGGCCGGCCTCCGGATTCACTGGGCGGAGGAGGGGCTGTTCGCGTCGGCGATCCGGCACGAAGACGGACCCGGCCGCGAGGGCAGTGCAGGTTGTTGCACACAAGGCGCTCCTTCTCCGATCGTTACGTGCTCCGAAGATGTCAGGACGAGTGGTCCATCGATGAAGCTATTACATCTAATTCCATAGTTCAAGGGGTTTTCGCTGCTTGGTGCAGGTTGCGTGTCCCTAAACCTATTTGTTCATGGTTCAAGTCTTCCGGTCTAAAATGGGTGTCCGTACTCTCACCCGAGGAGCTGCGTTGTCGCTGTCCCAGCAGGAAAGCGCCGGCCTGTCCGCGCTCAGCGCCGTGCTCTCACCGCTCGAGGGCGGTGGGCCGAGAACCGATGCCGTGGTAGCGCGGCTATCGGCTGCCGTCGGACTCGGAGTCATGACCGATGGTCAGCGATTGCCGAACGAGACCGATCTGGCCGACCAGTTGGGTGTATCGACGATGACCCTCCGGGAAGCGTTGGCCGTGCTCCGGGAACAGGGAGTCGTCCGTACCACGCGGGGGCGCGGCGGCGGCAGTTTCATCTGTGCCTCGGCAGAGGCGTTCGAACACACTTCGCTGGTCCGGCTTCGGCGGGTGAGTTCGGCGGAATTGCGAGACCTCGGCGATGTGCAGTTCGCGGTCTCGGGCGCGGTCGCAGTGTTCGCCGCTCGCCGCGGCCTACAAGCCGACATCGCACGACTGCGCAGCCTGGCGGACAGGTTGCGGGCGAGCGCGGAACCGGCCGGCGCGCGACGGGTCGACAGCCGTTTCCACATCGAGATGGCGGTGACCGCGCAATCGACCCGGCTGACGCGCTCCCAGGTGGGCCTGCAGACCGAGCTGTCGGGACTGCTGTGGCTGCCGCAGCTGCGGCTGGACCCGGTCGCGGAGGCCGGCGACCAGCGGCGCCTGGTGGACGCCATCGAGAGAGAAGACGACATTCGGGCACGCGAACTGGCAGAATCGAATGCGGAATCCCGTATCCGCCGCCTCGTCGCCCTACGGCTGGAGCTCGATGATCGATGAGTGGCCCCGATAATTTCCTCGCCCCTAAAAGTATCGAATCGCTCGCTCGGGTAGTAGCCGAGTTCGCCGATGAGATCTACCTGTCTCTGACAACCATCGGGACCGCGTTGCGGGATCTGTGGAACGACCTCACCGATGAGCGACGGCCTGCCGTCCGGTCCGCCGACCTCGCGTCGCTTCGTGAGATGATCGTCGCGGAACTCGGGGTGCGCGGAGAGCTGTTCGATGGGACCGGGGTGATCATGGCCGACGGCGTGCTTGCCGACCGCCCCCTATTCCTTGAATGGTGGCTGTCCGATGCGGTGCGCGGACCGCAACGCCACATGCTGGAATTGAACCCTCAGAGCGAGTATTTCTACGACTACACCCTCTTGGACTGGTACGTAATTCCACGTGATCGCCGGCGACGTTGGGTAGAAGGACCCCGCATCGATTTCGCGTGCTCCGACCAGTACGTGTGCACGTTCACGATCCCGGTCGAGTCCGTACCGGGCGAATTTCTCGGAGTCGCCGGCGCCGATGTTCCGGTCGCCGCGATGGAGAAGGCCCTGCTTCCGGCGTTTCGGGCCTCGAACCCGCGGGCCACCTTGGTCAACAGTGAAGGTCGCGTGATCTTGGGTGTCGATCCGGAGTTTCCACCGGGATCCAGGATCGGTCGTGGTGATCGGTCCGACGGAGTGCCCGTCGATGCGCTCCCGTGGTCGCTGTTACCGCAGAGAGGCTCGGCGCGGCGTTCGTAACGGGTCCGGAGGTTCGAACCGAGGCGAACTATGAACATGCGGCAGCCAACGACAGGTCTTCGGCGCCATGTCCGTGGCGAAATTTCCGGCTCGCGACCGGGCGGTGCCGGTTCGAGGATCCTGGTGGTGGAGGAGTCCCCTTCAACTGCCGAGATGATGGTCCTCGTCCTGACAGGTATCGGGTTCGATGTTGTTCATTGCGCCAACGGTTACGCGGCGGTAGAGATCGCGCAGCACTGGAGTCCCGGCCTGGTGCTGCTCGAATCGAGGCTGCCGGATCTGTCCGGTGCGGAAGTGTGCCGACTGTTGCGGAATCCGGTTGCGGTGCCGGTGATGATCGTGTCGACCGAAACCGACCCCGGCGAGATCGCCACGGTCATGGCGGCCGGTGCCTGCGGTTACCTGCGCAAACCGTTCCGATGCAGTGAACTTCTGAACCGCGTCTTCACAGAACTCGGGATCGGCCCGTAATACCGGGCCCCGGCGGGCGGCGGCGCGGATGGTGTGGTCGCAACAGTCGTGGGCGGCGGTGAGTCCGGCGTCGGTGTCGGGGCGGCGCACCGCGCTGGCGGGACGGCTCGGCGAGCAGAAGGTCGACCAGTTCGGCCACATCCTGGAAGACGGTGCTTCGGCCGCGGGGCCCGCCGCCGCTCGGGCCACAGGTGCGGAACGCCCGGCCCGCAGCGGCATGGAACTCACTGAACTGGCACGGCTCCGGCGCGACACCAGGGACCACGCGGAGCGGGTCGAGCCCGAACTCGACGAATACCTCGATACTTCTCCCGATATCGAGCCTCCGGCCCGGTTCCCGC is a genomic window containing:
- a CDS encoding phosphatidylinositol mannoside acyltransferase, producing the protein MAMPGRAQDLGYAAGWRLVRALPNRWAVRLFDAGADRVVRRDGGPRRLRRNLARVIGVPPEEVPEELMRASLRSYARYWREAFRLPSMDPRELADTIEASATGLNRIRDAYAAGRGVVIALPHSGNWDLAGVWLVQRVGTPTVVAERLRPESLFRRFVRFREGLGFEIIPLTGAETPPFDQLTARLRNGGLVCLLGERDLSGRGVAVTFFGEPAQMPAGPARLAIDTGAPLLPVHCWFTPTGWGFSVGDPIDTSHGVREATQALADSFAAGIAAHPADWHMLQRLWPDG
- a CDS encoding FadR/GntR family transcriptional regulator, yielding MSLSQQESAGLSALSAVLSPLEGGGPRTDAVVARLSAAVGLGVMTDGQRLPNETDLADQLGVSTMTLREALAVLREQGVVRTTRGRGGGSFICASAEAFEHTSLVRLRRVSSAELRDLGDVQFAVSGAVAVFAARRGLQADIARLRSLADRLRASAEPAGARRVDSRFHIEMAVTAQSTRLTRSQVGLQTELSGLLWLPQLRLDPVAEAGDQRRLVDAIEREDDIRARELAESNAESRIRRLVALRLELDDR
- a CDS encoding response regulator transcription factor is translated as MVEESPSTAEMMVLVLTGIGFDVVHCANGYAAVEIAQHWSPGLVLLESRLPDLSGAEVCRLLRNPVAVPVMIVSTETDPGEIATVMAAGACGYLRKPFRCSELLNRVFTELGIGP